In the genome of Nitrospirota bacterium, one region contains:
- a CDS encoding cytochrome c3 family protein, with amino-acid sequence MTALKNNVRQSGAYAGLITLLFVVVWTLATIFAKQVLAADNVSTTKHNLSANAVAYGITNYGEICVYCHTPHNGNTTAKPLWNKNLPAGPFTMYNNGWSSTVDETVDASPGGVSAACLGCHDGSIGLDTMVNRPGSSGWAAPTNALIANGASADYQPRLGTDMRNDHPVSITYRTVDITGFKAAPASAKLYSNKVECGSCHNPHEDTNATFLRISNAASALCLDCHNK; translated from the coding sequence ATGACGGCACTGAAAAACAATGTGAGACAATCCGGAGCCTACGCCGGCCTGATTACGCTCCTTTTCGTGGTTGTCTGGACGCTGGCGACCATCTTCGCCAAGCAGGTCCTCGCGGCGGACAACGTCAGCACGACGAAGCACAACCTGAGCGCGAACGCCGTGGCCTACGGGATCACGAACTACGGTGAAATCTGCGTGTACTGCCACACGCCCCACAACGGCAACACGACGGCCAAGCCTCTGTGGAACAAGAACCTGCCGGCCGGACCGTTCACCATGTACAACAACGGCTGGAGCTCCACGGTCGACGAAACCGTGGACGCTTCACCGGGCGGCGTCTCCGCGGCCTGCCTCGGTTGCCATGACGGTTCGATCGGACTGGACACGATGGTAAACCGTCCGGGATCGAGCGGATGGGCGGCGCCGACGAACGCCCTCATCGCCAACGGCGCGAGTGCGGACTACCAGCCCCGGCTGGGGACGGACATGCGGAACGACCACCCGGTCTCCATCACCTATCGCACGGTCGATATCACCGGATTCAAGGCGGCCCCCGCCAGCGCGAAGCTTTACAGCAACAAAGTCGAGTGTGGCTCGTGTCACAACCCACACGAAGACACGAACGCTACGTTCCTGCGCATCTCCAACGCGGCCTCAGCGCTATGCCTGGATTGCCATAACAAGTAG